The Buchnera aphidicola (Brachycaudus cardui) genomic sequence TAATTTTAAAAGTGAATTATCTCTTGAAGCAAAAGCAAATTGGATATCAGGAAAAAATTTTTTTTCTAATGCAAAAATATCTTTAGAAAGTAAAAATATTAGATTAGAAAAAAAAACTAAAGAAGCACTATTTTATGAAGATATAAATAATTTAAAAGTTTTTCTTAATCTGAAAGACAACGATATTACAAGTAAATGGATAATAAAAAAATATATTACTTCGTTAGAAAAAAATATTTCTGGATATTTCAATGTTTTAGACATTTATAATAAAAAAAATATACAAGGTAATTTTATTATTTCTAATTTTCCGATATCTTTTATCAATTTTTTTTCTACAAATTTTAAACAGGTACAAGGTGTATTTAATAGTAATATAAGTTTTTTTGGAACTTTATATCGGCCTAAAGCATCAGCCGATGTTAGTTTAAAAAATATTTTTATTAAAAGTGATAATATATTACAGTATATAACTTTATTTTTTCCTTATTTTTTAGGGAAAACAGATCATATAAAAATTAATCAAGAGATTACAATTAAGAAAGCTAATATATTATTTACATTAAATACATTTTTAAATGATTATAATCCAGAATGGCGACTTTCGTTTTATAGTAAAAACATACTAGTAGAAATCTTACCTAAAATAACAGTAAAATTTTCTTCTCAATTATATTTACATTATTTATTTGAAAAATACGATTTGATTGGATATATAAAATGTTCTTTATTTTACTTGAGAATAAATGAAAAAAATTTTATATTTTGAGAATATTATTCATGTTTTTTAGAGCGATTATATGCAGTACTAATTTCTTTTTTTGCATCTAGATGATTTCCCCATCCTATAATTTCAACCCATTTTTTTGTTTCTAGTTTTTTATAGTGTTGGAAAAAATGTGAAATCTGGTTTTTTAATAATTCTGATATATCTGATATATCATTTATATTTTCATATTCTTTACAGATTTTGCTATTAGGTACAGCTATAATTTTAGCGTCGTCTCCTGCTTCATCATGCATATTTAATATTCCAATAGGTTTACAATGAATAACAGAATTAGATTGTATTGGATAATAAGAAGGCACTAATACATCTAAAGCATCACCATCTAAAGATAAAGTTTGATTGATATAGCCATAGTTGCAAGGATAAAACATTGGAGTTGATATAAAGCGATCTACAAATAACATTCCTGATTGTTTGTCCATCTCATATTTAATAGGAGATGAATTTGATGAAATCTCTATTATAACGTATATGTCATGTGGTATGTTATCACCGGCAACAATTTTATTCAAATTCATGGCTGTTCCTTTATAAGTATTTAATTGAGTTTAAGTGAATTTCTTGTAATATAATATAGATATATTATATTAAATGCATTTTAGCATTCAGGAATAATTATATCTATTTTTTTATATAAAGTAATTTATTTTCGTTTGTATTTTTTAATATAATATAAACATACAAAAAATATGTTTTTAAGGATTTATATATGCAAATAATAAAAGACATAGAAAAAGAAGAAGGATTTCTGATAAATACAGTAAAAAAAACATTAGAAATTGCTAAAGAGCAAATAATTTCTATCGAAGTTTCTGTAAAAAAAACAATAGGTATTAGTGTTAATATAAGAAATAATATTGTTGAAAATGTTGAATTTAATAGTGATGGAGCACTGTTTATAACAGTATATAATAAGTTTTCTAAAGGTAGTGTTTCATCTAAAGATTTTAGTGTTAACGGTATTAAAAATATGTTAAGTATGGCTATTGATATTTCAAAACACTCCTCTTCTGATTTTTTTTCGGGCTTACCTGATATAAATTTATTATGTTTTCATCCTATAAAACTTGATTTATTTCATCCATGGGAATTTAATATAGAACATGCAATTAAATATGCATCTATTGCAGAACAAGAAGCCTTTAAATTTGATAAAAGAATTGTTAATAGTGAAGGTAGTTTTTTTAATAGTCATATTACTATAAACGTTTTTGGTAATAGTTTAGGTATGTTAGAAAAATATAAATCTACTCGTTATTCAACATATAATTGTATGATTGCTCGAGATCAAAATTCTATGCAAAGAGATTTTGATTATTCTATTTCAAGAAAAATAGAAAATTTAGAAAAATCAGAAATACTAGGCAAAAAAACAGCTGAACGTGCTTTATCTCGATTAGGTTCAAGAAAAATTTGTACCATGAAGTCTCCAGTAATTTTTTCTGCAGAAATAGCTTATATTTTTTTTTCACATCTTGCTAATGCAATTAGTGGTGAAAATGTTTATCAAAAATCCACGTTTTTAATTAATGATTTAAAAAAGAGTATTTTCCCTGAATGGCTTAATATAGAAGAAAATCCTCATTTAAGAGAGGGTTTAGGTAGTAAACCTTTTGATAATGAAGGTGTTACAACTCAGATTAAACATATTATTAAAAATGGAATTTTACAAACATGGTTATTAAATAGTTATAGTAGTCGTAAATTACAATTAGATAGTACAGGTAATTCTGGAGGGATTTATAACTGGCTTATTTCTAATAATGATATATCGTTTGAAGAATTATTAAAAAAAATGCATCAAGGTATATTGGTAACTGAATTAATGGGACAAGGCGTGGATATTGTAAGTGGTAACTATTCACGTGGAGCAATAGGTTTTTGGATTGAAAATGGGAAAATTTCATATCCTGTTAATGAAATTACTATATCAGGAAATTTAAGAAGAATGTGGAATAATATTCTTAATATTAGTAATGATATTGATAAACGTAATAATATTCAATGCGGTTCTATTTTATTATCTGAAATGCAAGTGTCTGGAAACTAATATTTTATATTTTTTTAAATTTAAAAAAATTTTATTAAAGGTAATAAATTTATTACCTTTATAAGAGTCATTAATTTTTTTATATTTTAATGAAGTTGACCTATAAGCCGGGTTCTGTTTTAACAGTCATTCATCTAGATTAGTAATCACTTACTAACTCAAGCAGCCTACCCAGGTTTACATAGTACGAGCAATACGAGTAAAAACAACCTATATTTGGCTTTGCTCCAGGTGGAAGTTTACCATGCCATAAATTGTTACCAACTATGCGGTGTGCTCTTACCACACCTTTTCACCCTTTCCATATTTTAATTATATAATACAAAAAATAGGTGGTTTTTTTTCTGTTGCACTAGTCATAAGCTTACGCTTTCCAGATGTTATCTGGCACCTTGCTCTATGGAGCCCGGACTTTCCTCTTTTTAATTTTTTTAAAAACTAAAAAGCGACTGTTTAGTCAACTTCACTATCTCATTATATATTATTTAAATAATTTTGTCATGTTTATTTTTGATTGCATACTGATATAGAGTATTTTTACTGACATCATGTATTTTAGAAGTAATCATCACAGCTTTTTTTAATGAAAAACTATTTCTTAATATAAAAAATGTATCTAATATTTTTTTTGATATAAAAGTAGTTTTTAATGGTTTAAAACCATCTATAATTACTACCATTTCGCCTTTATAACGATATTTATCTTCTTTGAGCCATTCTAGTATTGAAGTTGCTGTTGCTCCATAAATAGATTCCCATTTTTTAGTAATTTCTCTTGCTATTACTATATGTCTATTTTGATCTATTTGTTCTATTATATCTTGTATACTTTCAAGTATTCTATATTTTGTTTCATAAAATATAATTGTTCGTGTTTCCTCTTTTAGAGAATGTAGTAAATCACATCGTATTTTTTTTTTAGAGGGAAGAAAACCTTCATAACAAAAACGATTTTTATTTATCCCAGAAGCACTTAATGCCGTAATAGCAGCACATGCTCCCGGAAGCGGAATTACTTGAATATTAAAAAAATGACATTTTTTAATTAATATATTACCAGGATCATTAATAATTGGAGTACCTGCATTAGAAACTAAAGCAATTATTTTTCCTTGTTTTAGTTCTTCAATTAAATTATCACTTTTATTTTTTTCATTCTCTTTATTCATTGATACTATATAGTTTTTAATATTGAAATGTTGTAGTAAAATATTAGTATGTCTGATGTTTTCAGCTGCAATCATATTGACATTTTTTAGAACTTCTAATGCTCTATAAGTAATATCTGAAAGATTACCAATAGGTGTGGGCACAATATATAAAGCACCTTTATATAATTTATTCATTTTTTTCCATGAAATATTTTTTATATAAGTGATAATAAAACGTTTATTTAATTAAAAAAATTATATTTGTATTATATACATAATTTTTTATGAATATAAGGATTATAAGTGAGACGAGTAGTTATTACCGGTTTTGGTATTATCTCTAGTATTGGCAATAATAAAAAAGAAGTTTTAAATTCTTTGTATAATGGAACTTCTGGCGTTATATTTTCAAAAGAAATGAAAGATTTTGGTATGCGTAGTCAAATTTGGGGGAATATTAGATTAAAAGATACCAGTTATATTACACATAAAATGAATCGGTTTATGAACAGTGCTTCTACATATGCTTTTTTAGCTATGATGGAAGCCATTCAAGACTCTAAAATAAGTAGTAAAGTATATCAAGAAAATCCTCGTGTGGGACTGATTGCTGGTTCAGGATGTAGTTTTTCAAAATATTATGTAGAACGTGATATAAAATCTATAAAAAAGACACGTTTTTTAAATACTATTAGTCCTTATTTTGTAATAAAAACAATGCCTTCTGGAATATCAGCATGCTTATCTACAATATTTAAAATTCATGGGATAAGTTATTCGATAAGTTCCGCTTGTACAACTTCTGCTCACTGTATTGGCAATGCATTTGAACTAATAAAATTTGGTAAACAAGATCTTGTTTTTGCAGGTGGTGGTGATGAAATCAGCTTAGAACTAGCTAGTGAATTTGATGCAATGAGAGCACTTTCTACTCATTTTAATGATACTCCTATACAAGCATCACGTGTTTATGATATTAACCGTGATGGTTTTGTTATTTCTGGTGGAGCAGGAATTTTAGTGATTGAAGAGTTAAATTTTGCTTTATCTCGTTCTGCTAATATTTATGGAGAAATCATTGGATATGCTACAACATCTGATGGTTATAATATGGTTTTACCTTCAAGAAAAGGTGCTGTTCGTTGTATGAATCTAGCAAAAGAAGATAAAAATATTTCTATTGATTACATTAATGCACATGGTACATCTACAAAGAGTGGTGACTTAATAGAATTAAAAGCAATTAAAGAAGTTTTTTATAATCAAAAACAACCAATGATTTCAGCAACCAAATCAATAACAGGTCATGCATTAGGAGCATCAGGAGTACATGAAATTATTTATACATTATTAATGTTAAAATATAATTTTATTGCTCCAACAATTAATATTCAAATATTAGAACCTTATGCTGCTAATATGAATATTGTACAGAAAACTATAAATACAAAAATTAGTACGGCTATGTCTAATAGCTTTGGATTTGGTGGTACTAATGTATCGTTAATAATTAAAAAATATTAATATTTGTCTGTATTATTATTTTTATATTATTCGATATATGTTAAAAATTTTATTAAATAATTGCTGTTTTTAATATGTATAAAAACGCATACATTAAAACAGTTAAAAAAAATAGAATCATTTTAATATTTTACAGTATTAAAATGATTTTTTTCTTATTAAAAATTTACTATATATTAGTATTAAATAAAATGTATATTTTATATATGATTTGAATTTTTTATTATAAAAAAGAGATTGAAATATGAATCAATTAAATGCATTAAAAAACTTTACAACTATTGTTGCAGATACTAGTGACATAAAATCTATTTGTAAGTATAAACCAGAAGATGCCACTACTAATCCATCTTTAATACTTCAAGCAGTAAACGCTAGTACTAATAATCATGTTATTGATCAAGGAGTACAATATGCAAAAAAGAAAGGAGGTCTCTATAAAGATCAAGTAATTAATGCTAGTGATAAAATATTAGTAGATCTAGGAATTGAAATTTTAAAACATATACCGGGTTATATTTCCAGTGAAGTTGATGCACGTTTATCTTTTAGTACAGAAAAATGTATTTTAAAAGCAAAGAAATTAATTAGTCTATATGAAGAACAAGGAATTTCTAGATCAAGAGTTTTAATTAAATTAGCTGCTACATGGGAATGTATAAAAGCTGCAGAAGAACTTAAAAAAGATAATATCCTCTGTAATTTAACTCTTTTATTTTCTTTTGCTCAAGCACGTGTTTGTGCCGAATCAGGTGTATTTTTAATTTCGCCTTTTGTTGGACGTATTTATGACTGGTATGTTTCTCAAAAATTAATATCAAAATCTTCTATTAAAAAAGATCCTGGTGTTATATCTGTGTATAAAATATACGATTTTTATAAAAAATATAATTATAAAACTATAATTATGGGTGCAAGTTTCCGTAATATTGAGCAAATATTACATTTATCTGGATGCGATCGATTAACTATTTCACCTATTTTATTACAAGAATTAGAATCTTGTAATAAAAAATTAGAAAGAAAACTTATCCCGCCGACTACTTTTTTAACTCCTCCTATTCCATTATCTCAAGAAGAATTTAGATGGGAACATAATCAAGATGCTATGGCTGTTCAAAAATTATCAGAAGGTATAAGAAATTTTGCAAAAGATCAATATTCTTTAGAAAAAATAATTTCTAAAAAAATATAGTTTTTTGATTCTTTATATTTCAAATTCAAGGAAAATATATGTGCTCACGAATAGAACTATCTAATGCAATTCGAATGCTAAGTATAGACGCTGTACAGAATGCAAAATCAGGACATCCTGGTATGCCGATGGGTATGGCAGATATTGCTGAAGTATTATGGAGAGATTTTTTAAAACATAATCCAGAGAATCCTAATTGGAATGATCGTGATCGTTTTGTACTGTCTAATGGACATGGTTCGATGTTATTATACAGTTTATTACATCTTACCGGATATAACTTATCTATAGAAGAGTTAAAAAATTTTAGAAAGCTTAATTCTAAGACTCCTGGGCATCCTGAAATAGGTGTAACACCTGGTGTTGAAACAACTACTGGTCCTTTAGGACAAGGATTAGCTAATGCTGTTGGTATGGCTATTGCAGAAAAAACTTTAAGTGCTTATTTTAATCGCCCAAATTATGATATAGTCAATCATTATACTTGGGTTTTTATAGGTGACGGTTGTTTAATGGAAGGTATTTCACATGAAGTATGTTCTTTAGCTGGAACTTTAAATCTTGGTAAATTAATTGTTTTTTATGATAAAAATGGTATTTCAATAGATGGTAAAATTTCTAATTGGTTTACAGATGACACAGTAAAACGTTTTGAATCTTATAATTGGCACGTACTAGATCAAGTGAATGGTCATGACTATAAATCTGTTAGAGATAGTATAAAAAAAGCAAAATCAATACAAGATAAACCATCAATTATTATTTGTAATACAATTATTGGTTTTGGTGCGCCTAATAAATCAGGTACTGCAGAATCACATGGAGCTCCTTTAGGAGAAAAAGAGATTATTTTAACTAGAAAAAAACTAAATTGGAAATATTCTCCTTTTACAATACCTGATGCAATATATGAAAAATGGAATTTTATTAAACAAGGTTCTAAACTTGAACAGGAATGGAATAAAAAATTTTCTTTATATCAATTAAAGTATCCAGATTTATCAGTTGAATATTTAAGACGAGTAAATAAAGTCTTGCCTATCAATTGGAGTGATGTATCTAATGATTACATTTATTCCTTACAAAGAAATACGCGAAATATTGCTAGTCGTCAAGCTTCACAAAATGCATTAGAAGCATTTGGTAAAATATTACCTGAATTAATAGGTGGATCAGCAGATTTATCTCCTAGTAATTTAACTCAATGGTCTTGTTCCCGTTCTATTTTTAAAGATCCATCTGGAAATTATATTCACTATGGAGTTCGCGAGTTTGGAATGACGGCTATTGCAAATGGTATTGCTCATCATGGAGGATTTATTCCATATACTGCTACATTTCTAATGTTTGTAGAATATGCACGAAATGCAGTACGTATGGCTGCTTTAATGAATACTAAACATATTTTTATATATACTCATGATTCTATCGGACTAGGAGAAGATGGGCCTACGCATCAGCCAATAGAACAATTGTCTAGTTTAAGAATGACACCTAATATAGATGTTTGGCGGCCTAGTGATCAAGTAGAAACAGCAGTAGCTTGGAAAAATGCTATTGAAAAAAAAACAGGACCAACAGCATTAATTCTATCACGTCAAAATCTTTGTCAATTCGATAGAGATTCTCAACAATTAGAAAATATTTCTAATGGAGCATATATATTATATGATTCTAAAAAAAGACTTGATATTATTTTTATTGCTACTGGATCAGAAGTTAATATTACTTTACTTGCTGCTAAACAACTAGTTTCATTAGGATATTCTACACGTGTAGTTTCAATGCCGTCTACTAATGTTTTTGATAGACAAGATGTTTCTTATAAAGAATTAATACTTCCCTCTTATGTTACTAAAAGAGTTGCAGTGGAAGCGAGTATAGAAGATTTTTGGTATAAATATGTAGGTATTAACGGTTTAATTATTGGTATGAAAACATTTGGTGAATCAGCTCCAGCAGAAGATTTGTTTAAAAAATTTGGTTTTACTGTAGAGAACATAGTTAATAAATCAATAAATTTATTAAATTCTTAATGTTTATTTTAATTTTTTAGTGGTGGGGTTTTATTATGCCCCATCTATTTTTTTATAAAATATAAATAATAATAGAATTTTAAGAATATATTAGGAATAGAAATGATTTGTTCAATAACTAAATTAGCACAAAAACTAATTCGTATTCCATCTATTAGTCCAAGAGATTTAGGTTGTCAAGATATTATTATAACACGTTTACGTAAAATAGGATTTATAGTTGAAACAATTAATATAAACGATACAAAAAATTTTTGGGCAGTAAGAGGTACTGGTAAAACTTTAACTTTTCTAGGTCATACAGATGTAGTACCACCAGGTGAAAATAAAAATTGGCATAGTGATCCCTTTGATCCAGTTATTCATAACGGATTTTTATTTGGTCGAGGGGCTTCTGATATGAAAGGTGCTTTAGCTGCTATGATTATCGCAGTGGAAAATTTTA encodes the following:
- the ppa gene encoding inorganic diphosphatase, whose translation is MNLNKIVAGDNIPHDIYVIIEISSNSSPIKYEMDKQSGMLFVDRFISTPMFYPCNYGYINQTLSLDGDALDVLVPSYYPIQSNSVIHCKPIGILNMHDEAGDDAKIIAVPNSKICKEYENINDISDISELLKNQISHFFQHYKKLETKKWVEIIGWGNHLDAKKEISTAYNRSKKHE
- the pmbA gene encoding metalloprotease PmbA, encoding MQIIKDIEKEEGFLINTVKKTLEIAKEQIISIEVSVKKTIGISVNIRNNIVENVEFNSDGALFITVYNKFSKGSVSSKDFSVNGIKNMLSMAIDISKHSSSDFFSGLPDINLLCFHPIKLDLFHPWEFNIEHAIKYASIAEQEAFKFDKRIVNSEGSFFNSHITINVFGNSLGMLEKYKSTRYSTYNCMIARDQNSMQRDFDYSISRKIENLEKSEILGKKTAERALSRLGSRKICTMKSPVIFSAEIAYIFFSHLANAISGENVYQKSTFLINDLKKSIFPEWLNIEENPHLREGLGSKPFDNEGVTTQIKHIIKNGILQTWLLNSYSSRKLQLDSTGNSGGIYNWLISNNDISFEELLKKMHQGILVTELMGQGVDIVSGNYSRGAIGFWIENGKISYPVNEITISGNLRRMWNNILNISNDIDKRNNIQCGSILLSEMQVSGN
- the rsmI gene encoding 16S rRNA (cytidine(1402)-2'-O)-methyltransferase → MNKLYKGALYIVPTPIGNLSDITYRALEVLKNVNMIAAENIRHTNILLQHFNIKNYIVSMNKENEKNKSDNLIEELKQGKIIALVSNAGTPIINDPGNILIKKCHFFNIQVIPLPGACAAITALSASGINKNRFCYEGFLPSKKKIRCDLLHSLKEETRTIIFYETKYRILESIQDIIEQIDQNRHIVIAREITKKWESIYGATATSILEWLKEDKYRYKGEMVVIIDGFKPLKTTFISKKILDTFFILRNSFSLKKAVMITSKIHDVSKNTLYQYAIKNKHDKII
- a CDS encoding beta-ketoacyl synthase N-terminal-like domain-containing protein, with product MRRVVITGFGIISSIGNNKKEVLNSLYNGTSGVIFSKEMKDFGMRSQIWGNIRLKDTSYITHKMNRFMNSASTYAFLAMMEAIQDSKISSKVYQENPRVGLIAGSGCSFSKYYVERDIKSIKKTRFLNTISPYFVIKTMPSGISACLSTIFKIHGISYSISSACTTSAHCIGNAFELIKFGKQDLVFAGGGDEISLELASEFDAMRALSTHFNDTPIQASRVYDINRDGFVISGGAGILVIEELNFALSRSANIYGEIIGYATTSDGYNMVLPSRKGAVRCMNLAKEDKNISIDYINAHGTSTKSGDLIELKAIKEVFYNQKQPMISATKSITGHALGASGVHEIIYTLLMLKYNFIAPTINIQILEPYAANMNIVQKTINTKISTAMSNSFGFGGTNVSLIIKKY
- the tal gene encoding transaldolase, translated to MNQLNALKNFTTIVADTSDIKSICKYKPEDATTNPSLILQAVNASTNNHVIDQGVQYAKKKGGLYKDQVINASDKILVDLGIEILKHIPGYISSEVDARLSFSTEKCILKAKKLISLYEEQGISRSRVLIKLAATWECIKAAEELKKDNILCNLTLLFSFAQARVCAESGVFLISPFVGRIYDWYVSQKLISKSSIKKDPGVISVYKIYDFYKKYNYKTIIMGASFRNIEQILHLSGCDRLTISPILLQELESCNKKLERKLIPPTTFLTPPIPLSQEEFRWEHNQDAMAVQKLSEGIRNFAKDQYSLEKIISKKI
- the tkt gene encoding transketolase → MCSRIELSNAIRMLSIDAVQNAKSGHPGMPMGMADIAEVLWRDFLKHNPENPNWNDRDRFVLSNGHGSMLLYSLLHLTGYNLSIEELKNFRKLNSKTPGHPEIGVTPGVETTTGPLGQGLANAVGMAIAEKTLSAYFNRPNYDIVNHYTWVFIGDGCLMEGISHEVCSLAGTLNLGKLIVFYDKNGISIDGKISNWFTDDTVKRFESYNWHVLDQVNGHDYKSVRDSIKKAKSIQDKPSIIICNTIIGFGAPNKSGTAESHGAPLGEKEIILTRKKLNWKYSPFTIPDAIYEKWNFIKQGSKLEQEWNKKFSLYQLKYPDLSVEYLRRVNKVLPINWSDVSNDYIYSLQRNTRNIASRQASQNALEAFGKILPELIGGSADLSPSNLTQWSCSRSIFKDPSGNYIHYGVREFGMTAIANGIAHHGGFIPYTATFLMFVEYARNAVRMAALMNTKHIFIYTHDSIGLGEDGPTHQPIEQLSSLRMTPNIDVWRPSDQVETAVAWKNAIEKKTGPTALILSRQNLCQFDRDSQQLENISNGAYILYDSKKRLDIIFIATGSEVNITLLAAKQLVSLGYSTRVVSMPSTNVFDRQDVSYKELILPSYVTKRVAVEASIEDFWYKYVGINGLIIGMKTFGESAPAEDLFKKFGFTVENIVNKSINLLNS